One region of Bosea sp. 29B genomic DNA includes:
- a CDS encoding TenA family protein: MTTRFTETLRQASQPAWSQSAGHRFVRELLAGTVSDAVMVRYLVQDHRFIDSFLTLLGAALAGADSFEARIRFGRFIGMVSGEENTYFLRAFEALGVSAQERSAPPDSKATAGFKALMREAAATRSYAAALSVLVVAEWLYLDWAQQASQPLPANFIHAEWITLHDNPDFRDFVGFLRAELDRIGPSEAETSRGFFLRAVALEKAFFDSAYDGEG; this comes from the coding sequence ATGACCACCCGCTTCACCGAGACTCTTCGCCAGGCCAGCCAGCCGGCCTGGTCGCAATCCGCCGGCCACCGCTTCGTGCGCGAGCTGCTCGCCGGCACGGTGTCCGATGCGGTGATGGTCCGCTACCTCGTCCAGGACCATCGCTTCATCGACAGCTTCCTGACGCTCCTGGGCGCAGCGCTCGCCGGCGCCGACAGCTTCGAGGCCCGCATCCGCTTCGGCCGCTTCATCGGCATGGTCAGCGGCGAGGAGAACACCTATTTCCTGCGCGCCTTCGAGGCCCTCGGCGTCAGCGCGCAGGAGCGGTCTGCCCCGCCTGACAGCAAGGCGACCGCCGGCTTCAAGGCGCTGATGCGCGAGGCCGCCGCGACGCGCTCCTATGCCGCTGCCCTCTCCGTGCTGGTTGTGGCCGAATGGCTCTATCTCGACTGGGCCCAGCAGGCCTCGCAGCCGCTGCCGGCGAACTTCATCCATGCCGAATGGATCACCCTGCACGACAACCCCGATTTCCGCGATTTCGTCGGCTTCCTGCGGGCGGAGCTCGACCGCATCGGCCCAAGCGAGGCGGAAACGAGCCGGGGCTTCTTCCTACGCGCCGTCGCGCTGGAGAAGGCGTTCTTCGATTCGGCCTATGATGGCGAGGGCTGA
- a CDS encoding ABC transporter permease, producing MKPVMTALAPALRTILVLLLAWQGAIWLFQPPRYILPSPLDVALAFQRQPGFLFGHSLTTIAEMALGFVLGSLFGALTALAIVALPRLGRLLWPVLLVLQSFPVFVIAPLLVVWFGFGMGSKVIMATIIIFFPVASAFTDGLRRTDPELIDATALTSATHWQTLRYVRLPLAMPSLLTGLRVAAPLAPLGAVIGEWVGASAGLGFVMVQANARMQTDTVFAAMTVLAVLSLVLRHLVDALGPRLLPWTSEP from the coding sequence ATGAAGCCGGTGATGACCGCGCTCGCCCCTGCCTTGCGCACCATCCTCGTCCTCCTGCTGGCCTGGCAGGGGGCGATCTGGCTGTTCCAGCCGCCGCGCTACATCCTGCCCTCGCCGCTCGACGTGGCGCTGGCCTTCCAGCGCCAGCCCGGCTTTCTCTTTGGCCACAGTCTGACCACCATCGCGGAGATGGCGCTTGGCTTCGTGCTCGGCTCGCTGTTCGGAGCGCTGACGGCGCTCGCCATCGTGGCGCTGCCGCGGCTCGGGCGCCTGCTCTGGCCGGTCCTGCTCGTGCTCCAGTCCTTCCCGGTCTTCGTCATCGCACCGCTTCTGGTCGTCTGGTTCGGCTTCGGCATGGGCTCGAAGGTGATCATGGCGACGATCATCATCTTCTTCCCGGTCGCCTCCGCCTTTACCGACGGCCTGCGCCGGACCGATCCCGAACTGATCGACGCCACCGCGCTGACATCGGCGACGCATTGGCAGACGCTGCGTTATGTCCGCCTGCCCCTCGCCATGCCGAGCCTGCTCACCGGCCTGCGGGTCGCAGCTCCGCTGGCACCGCTCGGCGCGGTAATCGGCGAATGGGTTGGTGCCTCCGCCGGGCTCGGCTTCGTCATGGTCCAGGCCAATGCCCGCATGCAGACCGACACGGTCTTCGCCGCGATGACCGTGCTCGCCGTGCTCAGCCTCGTCCTGCGCCATCTCGTCGATGCGCTCGGCCCGCGCCTGCTGCCCTGGACGAGCGAGCCGTGA
- a CDS encoding ABC transporter substrate-binding protein, with product MTLRALSRRALLATGLALAAGLASPARAADKLTVMLEWFVNPDHAPLVVAQQLGLFKEAGLEVTMVPPSDPSAVPRLVAAGQADIGIHYQPNLYLDHAAGIPIVRVGTLVETPLNSVIVKADGPIKSLADLKGKTIGYAVSGTETTLLGQMLAKAGLKLDDVKLVNVNFALSAALIGGKVDATIGGYRNFELTQLKLEGHPGTAFYPEEHGVPAYDELILIARRDGLNDSRLPRFLDAIEKAALYLTNHPQEAWKLFIAAHPDLDDALNRQAWTDTLPRFAKRPRALDQGRYERFGAFLVERGLIQKAPALAEIAGEVK from the coding sequence ATGACCCTCCGCGCCCTCTCCAGACGCGCTCTGCTCGCCACGGGCCTCGCTTTGGCTGCCGGCCTCGCCAGCCCGGCCCGCGCCGCCGACAAGCTGACCGTGATGCTCGAATGGTTCGTCAACCCTGATCACGCGCCGCTGGTCGTCGCGCAGCAGCTCGGCCTGTTCAAGGAAGCAGGGCTCGAGGTCACCATGGTGCCGCCCTCCGACCCCTCGGCCGTGCCGCGCCTCGTCGCCGCCGGGCAGGCTGACATCGGCATCCACTACCAGCCCAATCTCTATCTCGACCACGCCGCCGGCATCCCGATCGTCCGCGTCGGCACACTGGTCGAGACCCCGCTCAACAGCGTCATCGTCAAGGCCGATGGGCCGATCAAGTCGCTCGCCGATCTCAAGGGCAAGACGATCGGCTACGCCGTCTCGGGCACCGAGACCACTTTGCTCGGCCAGATGCTGGCCAAGGCCGGCCTCAAGCTCGACGACGTCAAGCTCGTCAACGTCAACTTCGCGCTCTCGGCCGCGCTGATCGGCGGCAAGGTCGACGCCACCATTGGCGGCTACCGCAATTTCGAGCTGACCCAGCTCAAGCTAGAAGGCCATCCCGGCACGGCCTTCTATCCCGAGGAGCACGGCGTTCCCGCCTATGACGAATTGATCCTGATCGCCCGCCGCGACGGGCTCAACGACAGCCGCCTGCCGCGCTTCCTCGACGCGATCGAGAAGGCGGCGCTTTACCTCACCAACCACCCGCAGGAGGCCTGGAAGCTCTTCATCGCCGCCCATCCCGATCTCGATGACGCCCTCAACCGCCAGGCCTGGACCGACACGCTGCCGCGCTTCGCCAAGCGCCCGCGCGCTCTCGACCAAGGCCGCTACGAGCGCTTCGGCGCCTTCCTCGTCGAGCGCGGCCTGATCCAGAAGGCGCCGGCGCTCGCCGAGATCGCCGGCGAGGTGAAGTAG
- a CDS encoding MFS transporter → MNASQPIAQTRRADLPVLFVLSATHLLNDMIQSLIPAIYPIIKTAYALDFGQIGLITLTFQITASLLQPVVGHYTDKNPMPYSMVVGMGCTLTGLIGLAYAGSYALLLISAACVGLGSSIFHPEATRMARNASGGQQGLAQGIFQVGGQSGGALGPLLAAFIIVPRGQTSVAWFSAAALLAMVLMVWTARRYAELSKAAAAAAAAKPAKVAAAAPATPAHSKGQIVFAITILVILLFSKNAYSSSFSSYYTFYLIGKFGVSVQGSQLMLFLFLAAAAVGALAGGIIGDRVGRNRILWFSILGALPFSLMLPFADLFWTGVLTVVINLIMASSFAAILIYAMELMPGRIGLIGGLFYGLSFGLGGLAAAILGEVADWIGIEAVYRICAFLPAIGLLAWFLPKVEHRRG, encoded by the coding sequence ATGAACGCCAGCCAGCCGATCGCCCAGACCCGCCGCGCCGACCTGCCGGTGCTGTTCGTGCTCAGCGCGACGCATCTGCTCAACGACATGATCCAGTCGCTGATCCCGGCGATCTACCCGATCATCAAGACGGCCTATGCGCTCGATTTCGGCCAGATCGGCCTGATCACGCTGACTTTCCAGATCACTGCCTCGCTGCTGCAGCCGGTCGTCGGCCACTACACCGACAAGAACCCGATGCCCTATTCGATGGTCGTCGGCATGGGCTGCACTCTGACCGGGTTGATCGGCCTCGCCTATGCCGGCAGCTATGCGCTGCTGCTGATCTCGGCGGCCTGCGTCGGGCTGGGCTCCTCGATCTTCCATCCCGAGGCGACCCGGATGGCCCGCAACGCCTCGGGCGGCCAGCAGGGGCTGGCGCAGGGCATCTTCCAGGTCGGCGGCCAGAGCGGCGGCGCGCTCGGCCCGCTGCTTGCCGCCTTCATCATCGTGCCGCGCGGCCAGACCAGCGTCGCCTGGTTCTCGGCCGCAGCCCTGCTCGCCATGGTCCTGATGGTCTGGACGGCGCGCCGCTATGCCGAGCTGAGCAAGGCGGCCGCTGCCGCCGCCGCGGCGAAACCCGCGAAGGTCGCGGCGGCCGCGCCCGCCACCCCCGCACATTCGAAGGGCCAGATCGTCTTCGCGATCACCATCCTGGTGATCCTGCTGTTCTCGAAGAACGCCTATTCGTCGAGCTTCAGCTCCTATTACACCTTCTACCTGATCGGGAAGTTCGGCGTCTCCGTGCAGGGCTCGCAGCTGATGCTGTTCCTCTTCCTCGCCGCAGCGGCCGTCGGCGCGCTCGCCGGCGGCATCATCGGCGACCGGGTCGGCCGCAACCGCATCCTCTGGTTCTCGATCCTCGGCGCCCTGCCCTTCTCGCTGATGCTGCCCTTCGCCGACCTGTTCTGGACCGGCGTGCTGACGGTGGTGATCAACCTGATCATGGCGAGCTCCTTCGCCGCGATCCTGATCTACGCGATGGAATTGATGCCGGGCCGGATCGGCCTGATCGGCGGGCTGTTCTACGGCCTCTCCTTTGGCCTCGGCGGGCTCGCGGCGGCGATCCTCGGCGAGGTCGCCGACTGGATCGGCATCGAGGCGGTCTACCGCATCTGCGCCTTCCTGCCGGCGATCGGGCTGCTCGCCTGGTTCCTGCCGAAGGTCGAGCACCGGCGGGGGTAG
- a CDS encoding NIPSNAP family protein, giving the protein MIYEMRVYRCLPGRLPALLDRFEKATLKLWDKHGIRQAGFFTTLIGESNQDLTYFLAWESLAERETKWTAFATDPDWVEARIKSEADGQIVGNIVSQILAPTAFSAVK; this is encoded by the coding sequence ATGATCTACGAAATGCGCGTGTATCGCTGCTTGCCTGGCCGGCTTCCGGCTTTGCTCGACCGCTTTGAGAAGGCCACACTGAAGCTGTGGGACAAGCACGGCATCCGGCAAGCCGGATTCTTCACCACGCTGATCGGGGAGTCCAATCAGGACCTGACCTATTTCCTGGCCTGGGAATCGCTCGCCGAGCGCGAGACGAAATGGACGGCGTTCGCGACCGACCCGGACTGGGTCGAGGCGCGCATCAAGAGCGAAGCGGACGGCCAGATCGTTGGCAACATCGTCAGCCAGATTCTGGCGCCGACGGCCTTCTCCGCGGTCAAGTAA
- a CDS encoding DUF1254 domain-containing protein, translated as MKSVYSLGFLVLAPCVAIAQSVPVNVGNFKRAETDFYMRKTVDAGGLGKFAHTRTPTPIDNQPVVRMNRDTLYSQALFDLDAGPVTITLPDAGKRFVSMQVISEDHYTPMVVYKPGRTTLTKDKVGTRYVFVAVRILVDPNDAKDLAQVHALQDALKVEQKSAGKFEAPNWDLAQQKKLRDALEALSAASSGSFTNAFGPKGKVDPVMHLLGTAAGWGGNPDKDASYPSFTPARNDGKTVYKLRVKDVPVDAFWSISVYNDKGFFQKNGYDAYSVNSITGKTSADGAIDIQFGGCDGKIANCLPITQGWNYTFRLYRPRAEVLNGTWKIPEAQPAS; from the coding sequence ATGAAGTCGGTCTACAGCCTGGGTTTCCTGGTTCTTGCGCCATGCGTGGCGATCGCGCAGTCGGTTCCGGTCAATGTCGGCAATTTCAAGCGAGCCGAGACCGATTTCTACATGCGCAAGACCGTCGACGCAGGCGGTCTCGGCAAGTTCGCCCACACCAGGACGCCAACGCCGATCGACAACCAGCCCGTGGTCCGGATGAACCGGGATACGCTCTATTCCCAGGCGCTCTTCGACCTCGATGCCGGCCCGGTGACCATCACCCTTCCCGATGCCGGCAAGCGCTTCGTCTCGATGCAGGTCATCAGCGAGGACCACTATACCCCGATGGTGGTCTACAAGCCGGGCCGTACGACGCTCACCAAGGACAAGGTCGGCACGCGCTATGTGTTCGTTGCGGTCCGTATCCTTGTCGATCCCAACGACGCTAAGGACCTCGCGCAGGTTCACGCCCTGCAGGATGCGCTGAAGGTGGAGCAGAAATCGGCCGGCAAGTTCGAGGCTCCGAACTGGGACCTGGCTCAACAGAAGAAGCTCCGTGATGCGCTCGAAGCGCTCTCCGCCGCATCATCGGGCAGCTTCACCAACGCTTTCGGCCCGAAGGGAAAGGTCGATCCGGTGATGCACCTGCTCGGCACGGCAGCGGGCTGGGGCGGCAACCCCGACAAGGACGCATCCTACCCCTCGTTCACCCCGGCCAGGAACGACGGCAAGACGGTCTACAAGCTCAGGGTCAAGGACGTTCCCGTCGACGCGTTCTGGTCGATCAGCGTCTATAACGACAAGGGCTTCTTCCAGAAGAACGGTTACGACGCCTATTCGGTCAACAGCATCACCGGCAAGACAAGCGCCGATGGCGCGATCGACATCCAGTTCGGCGGCTGCGACGGCAAGATCGCGAACTGCCTGCCGATCACGCAGGGGTGGAACTACACATTCCGGCTCTACCGCCCCCGCGCCGAGGTCCTGAACGGCACGTGGAAAATCCCGGAGGCGCAGCCGGCATCGTAA